A single window of Selenomonas sputigena DNA harbors:
- a CDS encoding ABC transporter permease, whose translation MGLFFSRMRRDPLFCVLAALLLLWIAAMFAVPPFLPYDAYTNDMGARLLPPSAEHILGTDQLGRDLLSRVLVGGQASLSASLVSGILSAVFGIGVGAAMALTRGRMQLISTGIVDFFLAFPSRVFLVALLGFLGPNVGNVILAVFITTWAEYARIVRTIVRTEREKPYVRYADASGIPFSRRLFRYVLPNVVPQMFVFFFQHLSDIVLIVAGLSLIGIGIQPPTPEWGMLLMGSKDYMQTAPWLLMFPGLAIFITVILFSLMGDELRDIFEPRWERRGEKS comes from the coding sequence ATGGGCCTCTTCTTCTCGCGCATGAGGCGCGACCCGCTCTTCTGCGTGCTCGCGGCGCTCCTTCTCCTGTGGATCGCCGCGATGTTCGCCGTGCCGCCTTTCCTCCCCTACGACGCCTATACGAACGATATGGGCGCACGCCTCCTGCCGCCGTCGGCAGAGCACATCCTCGGTACGGATCAGCTCGGACGCGACCTTCTCTCGCGCGTCCTCGTCGGCGGCCAGGCGAGCCTTTCGGCATCTCTTGTGAGCGGCATCCTGTCTGCCGTCTTCGGCATCGGCGTCGGCGCGGCGATGGCTCTGACGCGCGGCCGCATGCAGCTCATCTCGACGGGAATCGTCGACTTCTTCCTCGCCTTTCCGAGCCGCGTCTTCCTCGTCGCGCTCCTCGGCTTCCTGGGGCCGAACGTCGGCAACGTCATCCTCGCCGTCTTCATCACAACGTGGGCGGAGTATGCGCGCATCGTGCGCACGATCGTTCGCACGGAGCGCGAGAAGCCTTACGTGCGCTACGCTGACGCGTCTGGCATCCCGTTTTCGCGGCGGCTCTTTCGCTATGTGCTGCCGAACGTCGTGCCGCAGATGTTCGTCTTCTTCTTCCAGCACTTGAGCGACATCGTGCTCATCGTCGCGGGACTGTCGCTCATCGGCATCGGCATCCAGCCGCCGACGCCCGAATGGGGCATGCTCCTCATGGGATCGAAGGACTACATGCAGACGGCACCGTGGCTCTTGATGTTCCCCGGACTTGCCATCTTCATCACGGTCATCCTCTTCAGCCTCATGGGCGATGAACTGCGCGACATCTTTGAGCCGCGCTGGGAAAGGAGGGGGGAGAAATCATGA
- a CDS encoding type II toxin-antitoxin system Phd/YefM family antitoxin, with protein sequence MSSLAETIRPSADLRGRYSEISRQCREDRKAVIITVNGRGDTVSLGYEQYQQMKAQIELLEILGEAEEDVRNGRVAPMQESFDSLRAELLSRE encoded by the coding sequence ATGTCGTCATTAGCGGAAACGATTCGCCCTTCGGCAGACCTGCGCGGCAGATACAGCGAGATTTCGCGGCAGTGCAGGGAGGATCGCAAGGCCGTGATCATCACGGTGAACGGGCGCGGAGACACGGTGTCTCTCGGATATGAGCAGTACCAGCAGATGAAAGCACAGATTGAGCTTCTTGAAATCCTCGGGGAAGCGGAAGAAGATGTCCGAAACGGACGGGTCGCTCCCATGCAGGAGAGCTTTGATTCGCTTCGCGCGGAACTCCTTTCGAGGGAATAG
- a CDS encoding type II toxin-antitoxin system RelE/ParE family toxin, which yields MAYRIVLTAKADEQLRDIVLYRAEVAGNAEAALEFLDRLKQKIDRLADFPESGSFPRYGALRARGYRVLIAEKHLVFYKVDEERKMVIVYAIVDGRRDYLNLI from the coding sequence ATGGCATATCGGATTGTGCTCACGGCAAAGGCAGACGAACAGCTGCGGGACATCGTCCTCTATCGTGCGGAGGTTGCGGGAAACGCTGAGGCTGCCTTGGAGTTTCTTGATCGCTTAAAGCAGAAGATCGACCGTCTGGCGGACTTCCCGGAAAGCGGCTCTTTCCCCCGCTATGGCGCTCTTCGAGCGAGAGGGTATCGCGTGCTGATTGCCGAGAAGCATCTCGTGTTTTACAAGGTAGATGAGGAGCGCAAGATGGTCATTGTTTATGCCATCGTAGATGGACGAAGGGATTACTTGAACTTGATCTGA
- a CDS encoding nicotinate phosphoribosyltransferase — protein sequence MAQFESRNITMMMDLYELTMAYGYFREGEEARKTRASFDVFFRRHPDGGGFSIFAGLEQIVEYIEAMHFSPADIDYLRSLSLFDEDFLDYLARYRFTGDIRAFREGTIMYPEEPILTVTAPIIDAQLVETALLAEINHQSLIATKTRRIVRAAGGRVVSDFGARRAHNVDAAVYGARAAYIGGAASTATVLAGQLFGIPVSGTMAHSWVMYYDDEYTAFKKYAETYPDNAVFLVDTYDVIHSGIPNAIRAAKDVLDPLGKRLKGVRIDSGDLAYLSKRVRTMLDAAGLSDCKIIASNSLDEYTISSILNAQGGKIDAFGVGERLITSKSEPVFGAVYKLAAVEKDGEILPKIKVSETVEKITNPGRKKVYRIYDAEGHAIADLLTLADETPDMTKPYRYIDPKKPWKHRFFTNCTARELQEDVIKNGKFVSKQPSLEEIRAYVKAQLDREIWQEEQRFENPHTHYLDMSPAYYEMKLALLNEMQQY from the coding sequence ATGGCACAGTTTGAATCGCGCAACATCACGATGATGATGGATCTCTATGAGCTGACGATGGCCTACGGCTATTTCCGCGAGGGCGAGGAGGCCAGGAAGACACGCGCCTCCTTCGACGTCTTCTTCCGCCGCCACCCCGACGGCGGCGGCTTTTCCATCTTCGCAGGGCTTGAGCAGATCGTCGAGTACATCGAGGCGATGCACTTCTCGCCTGCTGACATCGACTACCTGCGCTCGCTCTCGCTCTTCGACGAGGACTTCCTCGACTACCTCGCGCGCTACCGCTTCACAGGTGACATCCGCGCATTTCGCGAGGGCACGATCATGTACCCCGAAGAGCCGATCCTCACCGTGACCGCGCCCATCATTGACGCGCAGCTCGTCGAGACGGCGCTCCTCGCCGAGATCAACCACCAGTCGCTCATCGCGACGAAGACGCGCCGCATCGTGCGGGCGGCGGGCGGCCGCGTCGTCTCCGACTTCGGCGCACGCCGCGCACACAACGTCGACGCCGCTGTCTACGGCGCACGCGCCGCCTACATTGGCGGCGCGGCCTCGACGGCGACGGTGCTCGCGGGCCAGCTTTTCGGCATCCCCGTCAGCGGTACAATGGCGCACAGCTGGGTCATGTACTATGACGACGAATACACGGCATTCAAGAAGTATGCCGAGACGTACCCCGACAACGCCGTCTTCCTCGTCGATACCTACGACGTCATACATTCGGGCATTCCGAATGCCATCCGCGCCGCCAAGGACGTGCTCGATCCGCTGGGCAAAAGGCTCAAGGGCGTGCGCATCGATTCGGGCGACCTCGCCTACCTCTCCAAGCGCGTGCGCACCATGCTCGACGCGGCGGGGCTTTCCGACTGCAAGATCATCGCCTCGAACAGCCTCGACGAGTATACGATCTCCTCGATTCTTAACGCGCAGGGCGGCAAGATCGATGCCTTCGGCGTGGGCGAACGCCTGATCACGTCGAAGAGCGAGCCGGTCTTCGGCGCGGTCTACAAGCTCGCCGCCGTGGAAAAGGACGGCGAGATTCTGCCGAAGATCAAAGTTTCCGAAACGGTCGAGAAGATCACGAACCCCGGCAGAAAAAAGGTCTACCGCATCTACGACGCCGAAGGCCACGCCATCGCCGACCTCCTGACGCTCGCCGACGAAACGCCCGACATGACGAAGCCCTATCGCTACATCGACCCCAAGAAGCCGTGGAAGCACCGCTTCTTCACAAACTGCACGGCGCGCGAGTTGCAGGAAGATGTCATCAAGAACGGCAAATTCGTGTCGAAGCAGCCGTCGCTCGAAGAAATCCGCGCCTACGTCAAGGCGCAGCTCGACCGCGAGATCTGGCAGGAGGAGCAGCGCTTCGAGAACCCGCACACGCACTACCTCGACATGAGCCCCGCCTACTACGAGATGAAGCTCGCCCTCCTGAACGAGATGCAGCAGTATTGA
- a CDS encoding ABC transporter permease — MAQILLRRLLMMLVILFLLSVITFLLMHTSDSDPVKLYMIRSGIIPTPELIAEVRVRYGLDEPIWVQYFVWLRDLLSGDLGYSLLFSMPVATLLKDAIPNTILLAVSAMGLSILISVPLAVLAFRFYARPLDLVIRFGSFFGITIPTIWLSLIFIYIFSVKLSLIPIHTTGLTGLILPSLVLSFYYMGLYVRRLRGALLEEHQKDYVTGARALGLSDSRILWRYIMPNALPNIITMFGLSFGSLLGGTVVIEAIFGWRGMGFLMVEAIKNNDFTLMQAYVLWGAGIFILVNLAADILCLWLNPKVREQEVG, encoded by the coding sequence ATGGCACAAATCCTCCTGCGTCGTCTCTTGATGATGCTCGTCATCCTCTTTTTGCTCTCGGTCATCACGTTCCTCCTCATGCACACGTCGGACTCTGATCCCGTGAAGCTCTACATGATTCGCTCGGGAATCATCCCGACACCCGAGCTGATCGCGGAGGTGCGCGTGCGCTACGGACTCGACGAGCCGATCTGGGTGCAGTATTTCGTATGGCTGCGCGACCTCCTCTCGGGCGATCTCGGCTACTCGCTGCTCTTCTCCATGCCCGTGGCGACGCTCTTAAAGGACGCGATACCAAACACGATTCTTCTGGCGGTTTCGGCGATGGGGCTTTCGATCCTCATCTCCGTGCCGCTCGCAGTTCTCGCATTTCGCTTCTATGCGCGGCCGCTCGATCTCGTCATTCGCTTCGGCTCGTTCTTTGGTATCACGATACCAACGATATGGCTGTCCTTGATCTTCATCTACATCTTCTCGGTCAAGCTGTCTTTGATACCAATCCATACGACGGGACTCACAGGGCTGATTCTGCCGTCTCTCGTGCTCTCCTTCTACTACATGGGGCTGTATGTGCGCCGTCTGCGCGGTGCGCTCCTCGAAGAGCATCAAAAGGACTATGTGACGGGCGCGCGCGCCCTCGGGCTTTCCGATTCGCGCATCCTCTGGCGCTACATCATGCCGAACGCGCTGCCGAACATCATCACGATGTTCGGCCTGTCCTTTGGCAGTCTCTTGGGCGGCACGGTCGTCATCGAGGCGATCTTCGGCTGGCGCGGCATGGGCTTTTTGATGGTCGAGGCCATAAAGAACAACGACTTCACGCTCATGCAGGCCTACGTTCTCTGGGGCGCGGGCATCTTCATCCTCGTCAACCTCGCGGCGGACATCCTCTGCCTGTGGCTGAATCCCAAGGTGCGCGAACAGGAGGTGGGCTGA
- a CDS encoding ABC transporter ATP-binding protein has protein sequence MSEKNTAAHSAKSSPHLPFLAVDHLSIDVAKKRVLDDVSLALEAGEALSIIGASGSGKSTLLRAILGLLPHEGKAIAGDILYHGAPLLKNAALQKELAGRDFAMVFQNPGNYLNQNLRVRRQYEDFLRTHGVLKKEWPALMEDRLRAVGFSEPKRVLSAYPFQLSGGERQRTATAITLSLSPKLLLLDEPTSALDPIASLEFLDRMKLHQSRGAALIFVTHNIRAGAYLGDRLLILKDGRIVETGPTQEVMEAPQEAYTKELLAAILEVKS, from the coding sequence ATGAGCGAAAAGAACACAGCCGCGCACAGCGCGAAATCCTCGCCGCATCTGCCCTTCCTCGCCGTCGATCATCTTTCCATTGATGTGGCGAAAAAGCGCGTCCTCGACGACGTGTCGCTCGCATTGGAGGCAGGCGAGGCGCTTTCCATCATCGGTGCAAGCGGCTCGGGCAAATCGACGCTCCTGCGCGCCATCCTCGGGCTTCTGCCGCACGAGGGCAAAGCGATCGCGGGCGACATCCTCTACCACGGCGCACCGCTTTTGAAGAATGCCGCGCTGCAAAAGGAACTGGCAGGGCGCGACTTCGCCATGGTCTTCCAGAATCCCGGCAACTACCTGAACCAAAACCTGCGCGTGCGCCGCCAATACGAGGACTTTCTGCGTACACACGGCGTTCTCAAGAAGGAGTGGCCGGCTCTGATGGAAGACCGCCTCAGAGCCGTCGGCTTCAGCGAGCCGAAGCGCGTGCTCAGCGCCTACCCGTTCCAACTGTCGGGCGGCGAGCGCCAGCGCACGGCGACGGCGATCACGCTCTCGCTCTCGCCGAAGCTCCTCCTGCTCGACGAGCCGACGAGTGCGCTCGACCCCATCGCTTCGCTCGAATTCCTCGACCGCATGAAGCTCCACCAGTCGCGCGGCGCGGCTCTCATCTTCGTCACGCACAACATCCGCGCGGGCGCCTACCTCGGCGACCGCTTGCTGATCTTGAAGGACGGGCGCATCGTAGAAACCGGCCCGACGCAGGAAGTCATGGAAGCGCCGCAGGAAGCCTACACGAAGGAACTCTTGGCGGCAATCTTGGAGGTGAAGTCATGA
- a CDS encoding D-alanyl-D-alanine carboxypeptidase family protein, which yields MHFQRVFSLCILVFLLLTAKAGAAENIQITAASAILIEASTGRVLYEKAADVPRFPASTTKMMTCVLAIEEGDLSSILTVSRTAAETEDTEVGAGDRFVLAELVAEMMLRSDNGAAVAIAEDLAGSVGSFAAHMNEKAKAIGAKDTHFVNPNGLPNPAHVSTAHDIARIAAYGMKNPKFRSFVGAKEREITWVTPEKKRALMANTNRLLLTYEGATGIKTGYTNAAGGCLAASARRGGVELIAVVLGAADEEARFTDAAKLLDMGFRRVKAAPAYTKTDLARRVWVKGGKEGRLTVYPTEDLRLPLVDGEAEENYRLTYDLPRVIAAGVKEGDRVGDLVVSHGGKELTRIPLRAEKSVGRGLSIEGLWAYVLGLFA from the coding sequence CCTCGTCTTTCTGCTTCTCACAGCGAAGGCGGGGGCGGCGGAAAATATACAGATCACGGCGGCCTCGGCAATTCTCATCGAGGCTTCGACGGGGCGAGTGCTCTATGAGAAGGCGGCGGATGTGCCGCGCTTTCCCGCGAGTACGACGAAGATGATGACATGCGTGCTCGCCATCGAGGAGGGGGATCTCTCGTCCATCCTCACCGTGAGCCGCACGGCGGCAGAAACGGAAGATACGGAGGTCGGCGCAGGCGATCGCTTCGTCCTCGCGGAGCTCGTCGCCGAGATGATGCTGCGCTCGGACAACGGCGCCGCTGTCGCCATTGCCGAAGACCTTGCAGGTTCTGTCGGCAGCTTCGCCGCACACATGAACGAGAAGGCGAAGGCCATCGGCGCGAAGGACACGCACTTCGTCAATCCGAACGGCCTGCCCAATCCGGCGCACGTCTCGACGGCGCACGACATCGCCCGCATCGCCGCCTACGGCATGAAGAATCCGAAGTTTCGCTCCTTCGTCGGCGCGAAGGAGCGTGAGATCACTTGGGTCACGCCTGAGAAGAAACGCGCCTTGATGGCGAACACGAACCGCCTGCTCTTGACTTACGAGGGCGCGACGGGCATCAAAACGGGCTATACGAATGCGGCGGGCGGCTGCCTCGCGGCTTCGGCGCGGCGCGGCGGCGTCGAACTGATCGCCGTCGTCCTCGGCGCGGCGGACGAAGAGGCGCGCTTTACCGACGCGGCAAAGCTCTTGGACATGGGCTTTCGCCGCGTGAAGGCAGCGCCCGCCTATACGAAGACAGATCTCGCGCGGAGGGTCTGGGTCAAGGGCGGCAAGGAAGGCCGCCTCACCGTCTATCCGACGGAGGATTTGCGCCTACCGCTCGTCGACGGCGAGGCCGAGGAAAACTACCGTCTGACCTACGACCTGCCGCGCGTTATCGCCGCTGGTGTCAAGGAGGGCGACCGCGTCGGCGATCTCGTCGTCTCCCACGGCGGCAAGGAGCTTACGCGCATCCCGCTGCGCGCCGAAAAGAGCGTCGGCAGAGGGCTGAGCATCGAGGGGCTTTGGGCGTATGTCCTCGGGCTGTTTGCGTAA
- a CDS encoding ABC transporter ATP-binding protein, translating into MTAEKRTGEMPDVHEDMRALLEVTDVKKSFDTPRGRQEVLRGVSLRLAPGEVCGIVGASGSGKSTLFRIIAGSELPDEGTVQKRGVVRMVFQDPREAFSPRMQMRDFFRTALEKAGETKDALESRILAMLAEVHLAPAVLAALPHQLSGGELQRVIIARTLLQEPDIVLFDEPTSALDVITQKEILDLIAALRRRFRFAGLFVGHELGAVQHVAERIYVLADGRFVETLAAKDLAHAKHEATLALLHASELLG; encoded by the coding sequence ATGACGGCAGAAAAGAGGACAGGCGAAATGCCTGACGTGCACGAAGACATGCGCGCGCTCCTTGAGGTCACGGACGTAAAGAAGTCCTTCGATACGCCGCGCGGCAGGCAAGAAGTCCTGCGCGGCGTATCGCTTCGCCTCGCGCCCGGCGAAGTCTGCGGCATCGTCGGCGCGAGCGGCTCGGGCAAGTCGACGCTCTTTCGCATCATCGCGGGTTCAGAGCTGCCCGACGAAGGCACAGTACAAAAAAGGGGCGTCGTGCGCATGGTCTTTCAAGATCCGCGCGAAGCCTTTTCGCCGCGAATGCAGATGCGCGACTTCTTCCGCACGGCGCTCGAAAAGGCAGGCGAGACGAAAGACGCGCTCGAAAGCCGCATCCTCGCCATGCTCGCCGAGGTGCATCTCGCGCCCGCCGTCCTCGCCGCCCTGCCGCACCAGCTTTCGGGCGGCGAGCTGCAGCGCGTCATCATCGCGCGAACGCTGCTCCAAGAGCCGGACATCGTGCTCTTCGACGAGCCGACGAGCGCACTCGACGTCATCACGCAGAAGGAAATCCTCGACCTCATCGCCGCGCTGCGCCGACGCTTCCGCTTCGCAGGACTCTTCGTCGGGCACGAACTCGGCGCCGTGCAACATGTGGCGGAGCGCATCTATGTGCTCGCGGACGGCCGCTTCGTCGAGACGCTCGCGGCAAAAGACCTCGCGCACGCCAAGCACGAAGCGACTCTCGCGCTGCTGCACGCGAGCGAGCTTCTCGGCTGA
- a CDS encoding YibE/F family protein produces MKIQPQPRRLGAFLSFCFFIALALYGLFHLPGGEGDDPPTCKAQILAVEESANDMEKFAPGSEKYYVTIRLESGPNEGEEARIVHRTLNNPAFDIHPKEGENILVREEHGSYAIVDYDRLPGVLWLLFGFALVLILFGGVTGLKALLVLLFAVFLIVKGLISLILFSPTHILLWTFLIGSLITLSTQLVVNGCNVKSAGAIIGTIGGIFVAGLLALLAIHFTYLTGIAEEHAGMLKVLYLKDVDFRELLFSGIVLGALGAVMDVAVSIASAQCEMKNLAPKTSFTVLVASGLAVGRDVMGTMANTLVLAYIGGALPLMLLLFSQPNLSFVHVANLDMIATEIVRSLIGSIGLLFAIPITAYATAFLVTRPAPKERLHRRMPQEHPQE; encoded by the coding sequence ATGAAAATCCAGCCGCAGCCGCGCCGTTTGGGCGCATTTCTTTCCTTTTGCTTCTTCATCGCCCTCGCTCTCTACGGGCTTTTCCACCTGCCGGGCGGCGAGGGGGACGATCCGCCGACATGCAAGGCACAGATTCTCGCCGTCGAGGAGAGCGCGAACGATATGGAGAAGTTCGCGCCGGGCAGCGAGAAATATTATGTGACGATCCGCCTCGAATCCGGCCCCAACGAGGGCGAGGAGGCGCGCATCGTCCACCGCACGCTCAACAATCCGGCCTTTGACATCCATCCGAAGGAGGGCGAGAACATCCTCGTGCGCGAGGAACACGGCTCCTACGCCATCGTCGACTATGACCGCCTGCCCGGCGTGCTGTGGCTGCTCTTCGGCTTCGCGCTCGTCCTCATCCTCTTCGGCGGCGTGACGGGGCTCAAGGCTCTTCTCGTGCTGCTCTTCGCCGTCTTCCTGATCGTCAAGGGGCTCATATCGCTGATCCTCTTCTCGCCGACGCACATCCTCTTGTGGACGTTCCTCATCGGCTCTCTCATCACGCTCAGCACCCAGCTCGTCGTCAACGGCTGCAACGTGAAGTCGGCGGGCGCGATCATCGGCACGATCGGCGGCATCTTCGTCGCAGGTCTGCTCGCGCTCCTCGCGATCCACTTCACCTACCTGACGGGCATCGCTGAGGAGCACGCGGGCATGCTCAAGGTATTGTATCTGAAGGATGTCGATTTTCGCGAACTGCTCTTTTCGGGCATCGTCCTCGGCGCGCTCGGCGCGGTCATGGATGTCGCCGTCTCCATCGCGTCCGCGCAGTGCGAAATGAAGAACCTCGCGCCCAAGACATCGTTCACCGTGCTCGTCGCTTCGGGACTCGCCGTCGGTCGCGACGTCATGGGCACGATGGCGAACACGCTCGTGCTCGCCTACATCGGCGGCGCACTGCCTTTGATGCTGCTGCTCTTCTCGCAGCCAAACCTCTCCTTCGTGCACGTCGCAAACCTTGACATGATCGCAACCGAGATCGTGCGCTCGCTCATCGGCAGCATTGGACTGCTCTTCGCCATTCCCATCACGGCGTATGCGACGGCGTTCCTCGTGACGCGGCCTGCGCCGAAAGAGCGTCTGCACAGGAGAATGCCGCAGGAACATCCGCAAGAATAA
- a CDS encoding PaaI family thioesterase, translating into MDFPLTQRQQEIIRFYHLNPFIEYLHAAVVPKPDGTVELRLTIDPEHTNLYNIVHGGVLMTLADTAMGAAALARNKKVVTMSLSMDFMHAVPLAKTIIATGICLHDGKHAMTLESEIKDEDGKIYAKGHGTFYVLGKFLEDEE; encoded by the coding sequence ATGGACTTCCCTTTGACCCAAAGACAGCAGGAGATCATTCGCTTCTACCATCTCAATCCGTTCATCGAATACCTGCATGCCGCCGTCGTGCCGAAGCCGGACGGCACGGTCGAGCTTCGTCTGACGATCGATCCCGAGCATACGAACCTCTACAACATCGTGCACGGCGGCGTTCTGATGACGCTCGCCGACACGGCGATGGGCGCGGCCGCGCTCGCGCGAAACAAGAAGGTCGTGACGATGTCGCTTTCGATGGACTTCATGCACGCCGTGCCGCTCGCCAAGACGATCATCGCGACGGGCATCTGTCTGCACGACGGCAAGCATGCGATGACCTTGGAGAGCGAGATCAAGGATGAGGACGGCAAGATCTACGCCAAGGGACACGGCACGTTCTACGTGCTCGGCAAGTTCCTTGAAGACGAGGAGTAG
- a CDS encoding PepSY-associated TM helix domain-containing protein: MLLLYRLHRWISAICAVFFLLLCLTGLPLLFKEEITQWNRVEPLPHAGDSSYHVLWQGTSAGLDKVLEENPDKKVQAISAMPEHGLLLYRIADKGSHGRTGRMSMGGTQIAYSPMTEQAVPWRSGAVKSPAVASLMHTLHILHLRLAMGQGGMIFLGIMCFLSFLSILGGLLLYPTFMRRRLFGGTRGGVSAGSSFDWHNFLGVVTAVWAGLLTLSGVAIVIFSVGYGAYLADVDAHAPQGDAASVRYEDMLAYAKEAFPEQDVLSMEAATGKLPATLYLTDAAHPAMFMGQKVLFSRTADGELLHFTEPLPRYLAVCASLLDLHIHNHSTILLKLFWALLDILTITVIVTGFLGWWRRCHRQKERRPVFADGRGRALMASVWKLPALLAGLSLIGMTAPLSDTFLGNTSGSLAWLLVLAVSLAAWLFAKRP, from the coding sequence ATGTTACTTCTCTATCGTCTGCACCGCTGGATCAGTGCGATCTGTGCAGTGTTTTTCCTCCTGCTTTGCCTCACGGGGCTGCCTCTTCTCTTCAAGGAGGAGATCACGCAGTGGAACCGCGTCGAGCCTCTGCCCCATGCGGGAGACTCCTCCTACCATGTGCTCTGGCAGGGAACTTCTGCCGGACTCGACAAGGTCCTGGAAGAGAACCCCGACAAGAAGGTGCAGGCCATTTCCGCCATGCCCGAGCATGGGCTTCTGCTCTACCGCATCGCTGACAAGGGCAGTCACGGGCGCACGGGGCGCATGAGCATGGGCGGCACGCAGATCGCCTATTCGCCCATGACGGAACAGGCCGTTCCGTGGCGCAGCGGCGCAGTGAAGTCGCCTGCTGTCGCGAGCCTCATGCACACGCTGCACATCCTGCACCTGCGGCTCGCCATGGGGCAGGGCGGCATGATCTTCCTCGGCATTATGTGTTTCCTCAGCTTCCTCTCCATTCTCGGCGGCCTGCTGCTCTATCCGACCTTCATGCGCCGCCGCCTTTTCGGCGGCACGCGCGGCGGCGTCTCGGCGGGCAGCTCCTTCGACTGGCACAACTTCCTCGGCGTCGTCACGGCGGTCTGGGCGGGGCTTCTGACCTTGAGCGGCGTTGCCATCGTCATCTTCTCCGTGGGCTACGGCGCTTACCTCGCGGATGTCGACGCCCACGCGCCGCAGGGGGATGCTGCGAGCGTCCGCTACGAGGACATGCTCGCCTATGCGAAAGAAGCCTTCCCCGAGCAGGACGTCCTGAGCATGGAGGCCGCGACGGGCAAGCTCCCCGCGACGCTCTACCTTACGGATGCGGCACACCCCGCGATGTTCATGGGGCAGAAGGTGCTCTTTTCCCGCACGGCAGACGGCGAGCTCCTGCACTTCACAGAGCCGCTGCCGCGTTACTTGGCCGTCTGCGCCTCGCTGCTCGACCTCCACATCCACAACCATTCGACGATTCTCCTGAAGCTCTTTTGGGCGCTGCTCGACATCTTGACGATCACCGTCATCGTCACGGGCTTCCTCGGCTGGTGGCGTCGTTGCCACAGGCAGAAGGAGCGCCGCCCTGTCTTTGCCGACGGAAGAGGCCGCGCCCTCATGGCGTCCGTTTGGAAACTGCCGGCGCTCCTCGCGGGGCTTTCCCTCATCGGCATGACGGCACCGCTCTCGGACACCTTCCTCGGCAACACGAGCGGCTCCCTTGCCTGGCTTCTTGTCCTCGCCGTAAGCCTTGCTGCATGGCTTTTCGCCAAGCGGCCGTAA